DNA sequence from the Vicia villosa cultivar HV-30 ecotype Madison, WI linkage group LG3, Vvil1.0, whole genome shotgun sequence genome:
AATATGCCTCCCCGGAATGAATGCTGTTTGATACTTTGATACAAGTTTACCCACCACCCTTTTCAACCTATTAGCTAACAGCTTTGCTATAATTTTGTACAAGGAACCAACCAGACTTATAGGCCTATATTCCCCCAAAACTTGAGGATTTTCAGTTTTTGGCACCAGGGCAATAAAAGAAGCAGAAATTGCCTTGGGCAGGTTAGACTTTGTGCTGAATTCCGAAACAAACCTGAACACCTCATCTTCCAAAAAATGCCAGCATTTTCGAATAAAATTGAAGTTGTACCCGTCTGGCCCGGGGCTTTTGTTGCCATCGAAATCCCAAAccacctctttgatttcttccttcGTGAACGGAGTCTCCAAGGCCCCTGCTTCGACACTGCTCAGCTTTCTGAAAGATACGTTATCCAACCTTGGTCTTTGGAAGTCCGACTCTTTAAACTTTAAAGCAAAAAAACGATGAACCTCCCCCTTCACCCCATCTACATCTGACAGTCTGCCCCAAGGAGAATCCACACTGCCTATGTAGTTAGACCGCATTCTAGCTTTTAAGGTGTTGTGGAAAAAACGGGTGTTCAAATCCCCCTCCTTACACCACTTAATCCTGGATTTTTGTTTGAGCAAAGACTCCCTCTTCATCAAACAGCCCCAAAAATCACTCACAGCTCCTTTCCTCTCCTTTGCTATAACAACACCTTCAGCTTCAATGTCTACCACCCCTAGACCCACCGCACCATTCGCTACCTCCCCACACTTGGTATCGCAcagattaatttttttaacagCCTCCTCCACTGAAAGATCAATCCAGCCATAAGATTCCTTATTCCACTGTCGCAATGCTGCTTTAAGATTACGGAACTTTTCTTTAATAACAAACGCAGCAGAACCGGAAATAATAAGCTCTTTCCAAGATTTCTCACAGAACTCCACAAAACCTGGGAACTCTAACCATCCATCTATTGATTTGAATGGCTTTGGCCCCCAATCCACCACCTTACAATTTAACCATACAGGGTTGTGATCTGAGATATCTTTCTGACCCACATCTTGGTACACAGCTGACAGCATATGAATGAAACCCTCAGTCAAGAGAAATCGATCCAATCTGCTAAGGGCTCCACTAGAACCTCCACTCCAAGTAAATTTCCTCTCCCCTGTTGGCAAATCCAATAACTCCATAAGGTTAATAAAATCATTGAATTCCGCCGCGTCCTGGGATCTTTGCAAAGAGCTACGCCCCACCCTCTCCGACAAACATCGCACCGTGTTGAAGTCACCTGCTACACACCATTCTCCATCATTCCATCTTTGCTTAAGATCTATCAGCTTCACCCACAAACACCTCTTTAACACAAGATCACAAGGAGAATACACATTTACTATATAACACTTCCTGCCTTTGAATACAACACATAACCCCAAAAAACCATCACCACAGAAGCTGTGTATAGGAGTCAGAATATCCCTTTTCCACATCAAAAGCAAACCACCAGACCTACCATTTGAGCCCTTTGCTGACCAATCAAACTCCCCTTTACCCCACAAGCTTCGCACCACCTCTTCCGACATGACCTGAATTTTTGTTTCTTGAACCAAACAGAGATCAGCCTTACCCTTTGTGAACATCTCCCTTAATCTTCTCCTCTTCAGAGAATTTCCACCCCCTCTAATATTGTAAGTAACAATATTCATTTTCCACCGTTGTTTTTTGACACCACCGATCCTTTCTTCCCAACTCGATCCCTCACCTCCATCTGGTGAACAGCTTCAATATAGACGTCATCGTTTTCGTCCCCCACTACACCCAGGACTTTAATAGACTCCCATAACCTTGCCGCCACCATTCTTTTCTCCTCCTCCCTAAACCTTCTGTTACCTTGTTCCACCGCCGAATCTTCTATTGAATCTACAACATCGCTATCGCCCCGATTCTCCCTTGTATCAACGACATGCTCCATCGGATCAGAGTTACCAATTCTCGTCTGTACAGAAGAAATTGGAATTTCCCGCGGAACTTCCCCTGTGGGATTCGACAGACCAAGAGCAGCAAGACTAGCCATCTTTCTTTTTGCATTAACCCTTTTTTTCACCTCTTTTTTCTTTCTAACACTTGGGCCTGCGCCACTTGTTTGGCCCACACAAAATCTCCCTCTGATAGGCCCAAAACCAGGTCCAACAAATTTTTTACCACAGCTTCTTTTTAACCGGAGACCCTCCCTCCTTTTATGATTAACCTTAGAGCCATCTGTCACTGCATTAATAACAACCTGCTCCCCATTAAATGCTTCTCTTAAATCAACATCAATAGGCCTCATATTATGGACAAACGGCGCCTTTCCCTTATCAATCGTAGCTATACGGGCTCTGACACCTGTATCTTCTAAAGTATCTTTTACTTTCTCCACTTCCGTACTTTTGCTAGTCGCTTCTGCCACACGATTTTCTGCTTCCCCAAACATCCCTTCCTTAACCGCCTCCGGAGGATCAAAACCAACACCGCCAGCTCCCCCCACACCCTCCCAGCCGGCCTCGTCAGTGCTATCGTATTCCTCATCAGAACCGCCCCCTTGCTTTTTCCCGCCTGGGAAAACAATTCTCTTTGGGCCATATGCATCCTCTACAATTTTGATAGAGTATGCATCACCATTCACACCAATGTTGAAGGTTTCGTTCAAGACCAAATTGTACTTGGTCCTCACCAACACTCTAGCAACATCAAACTTGGCCTGAGTCTCTGTTTCCTCATCACATGCCAAAAAGACACCTACCGGCGACATCAGAAAACAAAAAAATTCCGGACACCATGCATGACAAGGGATGCCATAACATCTTAGCCACGTAACTCTCTCATTATCCACGTCCGACGGGCTCCAACTCCTCACCTCATGGAACCATTTTTCCAGCCACCCTTTCTCCTCCCTTAGAAGGAACTCAAGGACTCCATTCTCTGTTTCTTCTAGCAAACAAAGGTTTGCACCCAAGGGTGTTGCCTTCACATTGAAGAAGCCAACCTCATGCAAAGCTTGCTGGAAATTATATGTCATTCCTGGTTCTTCCGCCACCCCAACCAACGCTTTCTCGAATCTCTTCACCGCCTCCAAACCTCTATTAAACTCCATATGAGTGAATATAGGCTTCTGCTTACCCCCCCTTGTCACCTGAGCGTAAGATCTCACGGGGACCTTTCCTTCCCCATCACGCAAACCCCCCATATTACGAGTAAAGTGGTTTTGTTGAGCTTCCTGTTTATGAGTATTGTTACCAACCACCTCCCCGAACCTCGCTACTCcaccacccccccccccccccccccctctcccTCCACCACCAGCCCCGTATTGACCCTCACTCTTATTGGGACCACCTCTCTCATGTTTTGGCACGTTGACGTGGATCTTCTTCCTACCCAGGAAAATATTATCCAGCTTCGTTGCTAGTAATTCCACGTCTTTCACATCGAAGAACCTCACAAAGCCATATCTCTTTCCTCTAACATCCCTTTTAGAAGGAATGAAAACTTCATCCACCTCGCCAAACTCATTGAATACTTTATACAGGTCCTTAGCACCATACTGTTCCGGGAACTCTGTAACAAAGAATGACGAAACCTTACGAGGCCTAACTGCAGACTCACTCCTCCTTACGTCCCACCTTAGTTTAGGAAGCTTCTTTGGTTGAACCCTAGTCCAAACCCCCTCACccttatttttctctctccactcTCCCTCCCAACTCTCACTGTTTCTCTCTCTAACTTTCTCTCTCATCCTCACTTTTTAGTTCACAATGGTTAAATTATGAGTTTGTTCTTCGCCATTAATTATCGGTTACTACATCACAATAACCTTAATTTATCTCCCAATTTATATACTCACTCAAATTATAGGATTgatcttcattaaaaaaaaaaagtaattcatAGAAAAATGCCACACATTAATCAAAGACATgaaaaataagtcattttcacCATTGTCGCAAAAAAACAcaagtctttctaacaaataAAAGGTATTTTCATTATTTAGGAAAATATGAGAGttgtgtatattattattttttaattgattttttttatattttctataaatTTCTATTTCAACCCATaggattgattttttttattttattttataatttgctattcaattttaaatttttgttatgTTTTGCAGATTTGTAAGATAGTTGTTATGGTAAGAACAAttggttaaaataaaatatgagttTAACAACTAAAATCAAGAGTATCACATAAAAAGAAATGTCATATACATTGGCaaatatttctctctctttaaGATTGATTGATCTATTGTTTATAATTGACAATTTTTTAGAACGAAATGAAGATAATTATTGGAATAAGaacaatttaaaatgaaatatggGTATAACAACTAGAATCAACTGTGTCAAAGgcaaagaaatttcataaaaattaaagaaaGTAAATTGACAAATTTCTTTTATCAACAAGTTATAAATTTCTACAATCAACATTTTTTAAAACAAGTAACTTATTATGCGTACTTAAAttagtattttatattttatttgattgataacaaattaaaatttttaagaaTTACAAtctaatttttatttcataaaaacttaaatttaaaattaaaaacaaataaaaaacattttatgaCAATCTAgttcattccaaatcttttcatTCCAAATCTTAATAggataattgaagatattttgttatttttatattgattccaAATCTAAATATGATAACATACACAGATATTTGTTATTTATATATTCCTTGGCCGGCTAGCATTGTTTATTTATCGGTGAAAGCTCTCTAAGGTTTTATCGGTGAAAGCTCTCTAGGGTTCCTCGCTGCAACCCTGTAACCCTTCTTTTTCTATCACTACTACTCTACTGCTACTATTTTCATTCTCTTCCTCGCTGCTACGGTTTTACCGCAACTTCCTTCAAGGTAATCATAcgtattctttcttttttttgaatcgTAATGACATGATTCAAAATCTCAAATCTTAATCTTTTCATTCCAAATCTTAACATAGGGTTTCAAAAAAAGAAATGGAATACGAAGAATACAAATCAGTTCCAACGGAAGAATCTAATACAAGGTATAATTGATTTGAttcttgtttttaatttttacgtTTCAAAAAAACCATATATCTCATGATCATATTCATATTGTTTTTGTTATAGGGATGGTGAAAAAAACACCAAAATCGTCAAAGTGGAATATGTGAAATATGAACAAGGATTTGTCAAAGTGGAAACTGTGGAATCTGTGAAATCTGAATCATCTGGTACTCACGATGAACATACACATACATATAGGGACATATATGATGATGCTGACCAAGATAAGTTTGTGGATGTAGTACTGGCCTCAATAGAAATCTGCTTGATATTGATTATCTTCCCTATACTAGATACTTCATCGGATGCTCGTGAGTTCATGACCGAAAATTATACTCTCATCGGATGCTTCCTCTTCGCGCTTCTTATCCGTGATCAAGGACTCATATTTCTCTATACAATAGATCCCTCTGTTGGCAGTAACATCTTTGACATCTTATTCGTAATTCTACTATCAACTATAATATCAGTTATTGAAGTCAGTGCTTTTTCATGGTGTGCTGCTATCATAACATTGATCCATTGGGCCATCTTAATAGCATTGGTTGTGAAGTTTAAGTGGAATGTGATATCTAAGGAAGATATTGTATTCTCTAAGGCAATTCACAAATTTGTAGGAATTATTTGCGTCTTATCCATAGCTCACTCTATTAAAAGTTTACTGTATTTTTTACACTATTGAAAAACTATACTGTAGAATGTTTATGGCTAGTTTGTAATATTGTTTTAGGGCTAGTTTGTAATATTGTTTATCTTAATAATAGATTTTGGTGCAATTTACACCaaaactaaaaatttatataTGGCTTACTTAACAATTCTAAATCAATTACAATACGACACACTTCATTTCCAACAACGGTCTCCAAAGCACCCCCGAATCCACCAAGAATCTCCAACTTGTTCCTTCGACGGTGATAATCTAAACCTCTTAGGCTAAGTTTGACCAAGTTAAGCATGTTTAAAAGGACTCTGCAACAACAATTGAATCTCTTGCATCTAAATCTGTTATCAACCATAACTATTCTTTGAATTGTCAACCAAAGTGAACTACACACCACAATTCAAACATTACAGGGACGGCAAGATACTCAAATAAATTACACCATAGAAAATCCATGACAACAACGCAAATAGGAAGAGAAATTTCCATAAAAATTCTGCACTAAAATTCTTCATAAAACAGGTACAATTCTTCATATATTTGATCTGCTGGCAAGCCTGAATGCTCAAGTAACTCTTTCAATGCCCTGTCAATATTAGCTTATTGAATAAGGGTTTGAGAAGAAGTAGGCAGGCAGCAATTCCCAGAATTATAATCAACAAAACAATACCAATACAGAAGTTTCGACTAGATCAAAGCTGGATAAAAATCTCCCCTTACATGTTTCATGGTTATCTAGGTTGTTTGTTATCTTTTTTTGATTTGAAAACTCTAATTATAGGTACATATTTACATGGTTACCTGGGGATATCTTATTTTTTACACCAGAATTGCATTTATGAGCCATTTCCATCGGCACTCAAAATATGGGTCAATATCAGCGAGCTTTCTTTTCTTAGTTCAACTAAGACTCATCTCTTCATTCTTTAGCagcttaaataaattatatttgggATAAATAATTGTTACCCCTATCATTAGGGCGAGTTTTAATTTTCCCTCGAGTTTTAATTTTCCCtcctattaattattttttttggattacccccttgaaatatgaaaagttctatgATTTACCCCCTTAGGACcctgtaaacttgtttttttgatttacccctGGGTTTTCActggggtaatccaaaaaaaaaaaattaataagggGTAAAACCAaaactcgccctaatggcaggggtaAATGTCAATTATCACATTATATTTAATTCTTGATTCTatcatgtttttttaaatattacgaAGAATTAGTCAAAACTCAAAACTTTCATACTATTAATACCTTTAACTTTCTTTAACTTTCTTTTGTTTAGGCTTGAAATTGATGTTTGTGTCAATTACTTCTTGACTAGGGTTATAAAGGTCATTGCTGTAAGTTTTCAATGatatacatttaattaattttgaaatcacttttaaaatgttagtacaaatatatttatgttatttcaGGTTACATGGTTATCCCTCCATTACTCTGCCTGCTTAATGTACTCAATTTCTCTGAGGGATTTTAAAGATCATAAATATTTGAGATTCTTTTACTGGGCAGTATTGACTTTCACAAGCACAGATTATGGTGATCAGTCTCCTAGTAGCAAGAAGAGTTTATATTTGCAATTTGTATATTGTTTTACAAAATGGGATTGTCCTGTTATATCATTGGAAACATATCAGAAATGATTCTACAAAGAAGCAAAGTGATAAGTCATTTTGTATGTGTTCTAAACCTATCTTTTTATAATTTATCAATAGTTTTAAGTAAAATACTTCTTCGTGATAccaattttgtttttggttttgttttttttctttcattttagagagATAGCCTTAGAGAGCTTGTAACTTTGCTAGTAGAAACCATTTCCCTTCAATCATACATGAGCAAATTGTGTCCCATTTGTGGTTAAAGTATAAAACAAATGGATTGCCTCAAAAAGAAGTGGTAGAGGATTTCCCAAAAGGAATTGGCAGCATGATTTCAAACCATATGATTGATGATGTTGTGAAAAAATCAGATATATTTGATGAATTATCAACCAATTTTCTTTCTCATATGGTatgctattttattttatcttattattattaactataatatgtgttatttttgattaatttattatatttatctaGTTCTAACCTAAATTATATAATAACATGTTAGAGGGATGGATGTTAAATATCTTCCACCAAATACCTATATTTTTCTGAGAAAGGAGTCTCCAAGTGactttttcattctcatttcagGAGAAGTGGTAAGCATAGAATTATGTTACATTGCATTTCTAATAAGTTTTTGGtattaaaatttatatgttaTACTATATGTATTTCAAAATAC
Encoded proteins:
- the LOC131655539 gene encoding uncharacterized protein LOC131655539, with the protein product MEYEEYKSVPTEESNTRDGEKNTKIVKVEYVKYEQGFVKVETVESVKSESSGTHDEHTHTYRDIYDDADQDKFVDVVLASIEICLILIIFPILDTSSDAREFMTENYTLIGCFLFALLIRDQGLIFLYTIDPSVGSNIFDILFVILLSTIISVIEVSAFSWCAAIITLIHWAILIALVVKFKWNVISKEDIVFSKAIHKFVGIICVLSIAHSIKSLLYFLHY